The genomic segment TTCtctaaaacaaaccccagataccttacctcctctttgtagatggtgccttctttttcaacacccggtaacctgcttccatcaacagctggagcagtgcatttgtccctttccagcatttttccttggtctcaggcagccagcagcaggttatccccgtattgtaggagctgacatccatactcttctggatggaatgagtccagatcagaagccaaggcttccccaaagatggctgggaagtttttaaacccttgtgggggagtccagatgagctgttgtttggtgctccccactggatcATTCAAAGGCAATgatgggctgtgacgctggggcgaggtgtatgcagaagaaggcatccttgagatctaggcaagtgtaaactttagtcctcggcgggaggaggctaagcaaggtataggggtttggaacagtggggtgtaaagtcacagtagcctggttgactagcctgagatcttgtacaggcctatagtcctgtcctccttcccttttgactggcaggattggcgtattccaagccgactggcactctagtagaatgcctgcttgtttcaatctattgatgtagCCAATATGCCGGTTCAGGCCTCTATCCATAGCGGGTACTGGCGCTTtctaaccgggatggtgcctggtttgagttccattatcactggggcgtgatgtttagccaggggtgttgtcttccacccagacctcagggaataattgagttaactccctcatgctcttctggcccacccggttctgccttcagaggctcatgcaacctccactcatcttaggttggtattgagagagagggcaaataagtcatagagtccgtccagaaggtgggcctctcctcaggggagaaagtcacttgtgctcctagtttggagagcaagtctcttcccaacaggggtactgggcactcaggaatgtagaggaattcatgaatcacttggtgcccactccccgcccccatctgacattttctgggctggcaaaacgatttaatcatctcttcttctgataccccagttacagaggtagtctttttggacagtggtgccacaggttttgttactactgacagttctgctcctgtatccaccatgaagtcaatgttttggtcccccacttttacagttaccatgggctctcagggacctgatatctctgagccctggcagccctagttaatttccaggtcagcaagccccacaactgcgggagcttcctcttccttccttgccttagggcattcattcttccagtggccaaaagctcggcgccaggcacactggtttggctgtaacgggcccagggcctcccttgggaccggctgaaggactgtcctgtccctggggcagatgaggttttctggagggcccgagatagactttcccagagcagcagcttgcactataagtctcttgtctgttctctttcgttccctccagctctctggcagagcgcggtctctgcttaattccaacgtctccctccccctcttgtcagtactcaccgggagaggcgggtatagcttgggcggttcggatggagccggatcctggaagtgttggccagaggcttctgtcaccgggatcggagcctgcccaaacggcggctctacaaactccgggaaagctggcggaggagtagaggctgttgcagaaacttcacctggccctggatccggcattaaggcggcctccggtcctggtggagcactgggaggcaggcgtgtcattatccagcatgggggaggggtcaggtcatccccgtccaaatcctgtagaatttccttttttatcatcagtcaatttttgtgcccttaatatatttccctttcccttctggatacagaaccttgtccaagtaggagggtctcaagctaaccctagccatgagtcaatagatggatattgatccaggtgtcctggctctcccgtgactactgtgtagattgcttccactatttttaagttcacggtgttctctggtgaCCATCCTGCTCCCACagggggccattcgacctcacagagtatgtggaggcagttaggcttcatcttcaccccatagtctcctcctaatcccttctttaaaattttcactccaacacagttgccttagattcacttccccccatcttgcttaccttctcagaccttcttctacttttccttttcgttctgtctacgaagttctcagtaccctatgtacttctgatatttccactccaTGACACTtgaattgccattctgcctccttcctaattggggtgagaagagccttacctgccacatcccagagggagaagggggatcagcgtgtcttcacctgctggtcagtacagctgaaccagaacatcacatggtccgagactgtttttcccttaaagtccattctgccttggtgggcttgatcaggtgtggatgaaaacacagatgggttaaatatctcatgtcccaggccatctccggaaaagccaattcatactcacttctgtttccccctccttctagcctaacaattcccgggggggggggggggggtcaagaatttcacagcagacgggacacctcctgggggagggcagaatatgagcatacaaggaccagtttcctatcctaaaaatctcctggcgatcgcttggtaataattttccccaagacggcgtggacacacctcctaaatgtccttcacaaatttccttcctaaaccctagcacgctcgtcgacctgtgtaccaagcaatcgccacctgcctattccaggctcctgtgggtccccgctccttctagtccctcccaggggggtgatcaggccccctcttccaccctgctgggtgggctcctcctcacctgagcgctcagttcccctgctgccgtccactacctgccaaagcgaagaaaccgggctttgaaaggctgaattcttccagaggggcgaggcgccttcccccctctaggagattcaagccacaaagcctcggggtggcctcaaatgagacctgtctccttaaagtgaggagtttcccggcccatgcaccaaatgttatagccacgctttccgggaaacagactcactcagaaggacaatgcagatagtggagtgcagtttattacgccggcgggcccaaggcagagtctcctcttagccaaggaccccgtccagcatttgtgaaaatcttttataccccatgcgtacgtgtctaagcccacctcctgccccatgtgtacgtgtcttaacccaccacctgcccgatgtgtacgtgtcttaacccaccacctgccccatgtgtacgtgtcttaaacagtcaatagtcaataagcccgcagttacattccaaccagttaataatcgataagcctgtgattacatcttgacagatacgaaaaaaagtttatgacctgtctggAGACAGGTGTGATCACGGTATGcctcctcttaggcaatgagtagcctggatgtgatcttcaggattcctctgtctggagggggtcttatccttccattgtcgtcctcacaggcactaagcagagagttcagagtccactggagaggcagtcgagcacagccagcacggacaggcctgagatggagttcaggccctatgaattccttcttcaccccCACCGCCAGCAGAGCCCTTAAAGCCGCCCAGGCTCTGCTCGCCCACGCCCACCATCATGAAGGCTGTCCTCCTCCCCCTGCTCACTGCTAACTGGGCCTTGCAGCCGGGTGAGGCTTGAGTGGGCCCGGGGAAGAGCTGGGGGAgcagggccctgggggtgggaTGATGAGGGAGGCAAGAGGGGCCAAGGGGGAGGAGGCAGACGGGAGAAGGGGCTTGAGGCACCGATGCAGCCTACGTGTGGCCTGTTGGCGGTGGGAAGTGTGGACCTCAGCTTCGACCCGTCCTGCCCGAGGAGACGAATCACCAGGAGCTGGAGCCTTGCCCCAGGGACAGAGCCGGCCCGGCCAGGGATGCACCCACCGCTCGCCACTGCGGGGACGGGGCCACTGAGAGGCATCTTGCCCAGTGATGCAGGCCATTTGGGAAGGGTCCTGTCCACCTTGCCCTCCCCCTGCCTGGTGCACCTCCCTCTCGGGAGCATGGCATCGTGACAGGGCCTTAGGGAGGCTGGGCAAGGTGCCCGCACGTGCGGGGCCCCTAGTCTGTGGCTCTTGTGCACTGGACAGTGCCCCCCACTCCATACAGGAGAGGAGGAAACGAGGTTCCTGTCCCCCCGCCCTGCAGAGGGGGCAGCCCTtcaccccacccctcatcccccCACAGGCACCGCCCTCCAGTGTTACTCCTGCGAGGACCAGGGCAACAACAAGGGCTGCCAGTGCGTGCAGAACTGCAGAACCATTGCTGGACCGAGCGCGTCGGTGAGTGGCCGATGTTCCCCTGACCTCTCTGCATCCTGCCCTGCCCCCCGCGCCATCCCCTGGACACCCTGCCCGACACACcatcctgcccccccaccccgttcCATCCCCCGGATGCCCCGCACCTTCCCTCTATTGGCAGGTGCTCCAAGGTCCCGGGATTGGGTCTCCACACTGGACTGTTCATCCTTCTGACCACCCGCCCACCGGCCCTCTTGTTCTCCCGTCCCCGCACAGATATGGGCACTCCGTTTCCCATCCAtccacccccaccctaccccttATCCACCCATCCGTCTGTCCCCTCACCCATAACCCGTCCCTTTCATCACTCACCCTCTGCGCACCCGTTGGCCCTCATCTCTCTATCCTATATCCACTCATTCACAGCATCTCCAGTGCCGGCAGAGGGTCTGGATGCCCGAGCATGTGGACATGGATGAGACCAGGCCCCCAGCCTCACAGGGCTCATCGTCTTGGGGTCGACCCAAGCTGACTCTGGAGTTTCAGTCGGAGTCAGGACACGAGGCAGGCCGCGGGAGCTGGGCCAGGGCAGGTGGGTGAgtgcccagggcccagccctgcccagcatctccacccccctccccctccagaaGCCATCGGTCTCCTGACCGTCACCAGCAAAGGCTGCAGCTCGCACTGTGTGGAGGACGCGAGGAATTCCTTCGGGAGCAAGAAAAACGCGTGCTGCTGCACCAACCTGAGCAACGCCAGCGGGGCCCACGCCCTGCAGCTGGCCGGCGTCACCTCGTCGCTGCTTGCTGCTCTCGGCCGTCTGGGGCCGGGCCCAGCTGTAGGATCCAGGAGGACCCTTCTGTGCCCCATGCCAGGCAGCGGTGTCCAGGGCCCGGGTCACTCCTGACACACCTGGCCCCGTCACAGACCCTCCGAGAACCTCACTCAGGTCGGTGATGCCCCCTGCCCTTCCCAGCGCTCCGCGGCTCCCTGGAGGACTCCTGCCCAGCTCCCACTGCCCAGCAGGCTGGGCTTCATGATGTGAAACAGCCAGCAgatagcccaccagacccctgcCCAATATTCCGACCCACCCTTAACCCTTGCTCAAgcatgtcttcctccaggaagccctccctgcctgcccctccacAAGCTGAGCCAAGTTCTGCCTGCAGTGTCCTCCACACCCAGCACAGAGCAGGCTCTCGGGAGGGCCCTGCAAAGGCTGAGAGGAAGTGTTCTGAGTAGGCCTGGAGTCAGCAGTGTGAGGTCCTGAGAGCCCCAAGAGGGGAAGCTCGGAGGGCAGGGCTTGTtcatgggggttggggggcagcaACGCCATACACACAGTAGGCTCTTAATAAAGGCCCATGGGCTTGGCGGCAGAGAGCCTCTGTCCTTGCTTGCCCCACGCGGAGGTCAGGGTCGGGGTCCGGGGCTGTGCGGGTGTAAACATGGAAACGTGGAGCATGTTTAGAGctcatagaaagaaagaaagccaaggATGAGGATCCCAAGCGCTGGCGCCTGGAAAGCCTCTGCAGGACCCAAGGTCCAGAGGGAAGGACTGCGGCGCTGAGAGCAGCCAGCCCACTGAGCCGGGCTCCGGGCCCCTCCCCGTGGGGGTCGCTCCGCCCAGGGCCGAGGCTCAGGGCCCCCAAACCCTGCTCTGGACTCTGCAGGCGAGCGTGAGAGGGGAGCCCTGGCTGCACCCTCCATGCCTGAGACCCGGGTCCTGCCCCACCTCCTGCCGTCCCCGCGGTCTCGCAGCCGTGAGCCTCCACGACAGCTCTGCTCCCAGCCCGGCTCCCCAGGCAGAGGTCTCCCCTCCTGCAGGACAGGGCGCTGACGGCCCCCACAAGGGTGCGGACAGCACGGGGCCACCTGCAggggcagccccccaccccctgtcccCACACAGAGGCCACGGGGAGGGGCAAAGAGGAAGTGCAAACCCCTGTCCCCAAGCTCCGGGACGACACCTGCCCCCATCTCACCCTTATGGTGTTGCTTCTTGTGCAGGAATGAGGCGCATTCTGTGAGCTGACACCCTGGTCACACTTCTCAGGGAAACCACTCTTGTCTACCCTCTGTCTCTCCTTGGTGAGGAATAGAAACCCTGCCATGGCCAAAGTGGTCCTCCACATGGACCGGCgtgtttctgtttttaagatgACCCTTGCACCTTGCACGGGGGAGATGCTGTCTGATCCGCTCACGTCTCCAGTAGCGGGTGATGACCCAGCAGACATGACAGTCCTTGCCACACGCCAGGCTCTTCTCGGCCACCTCCCGcacaatcattcattcattcctccctACTTAGAGGTGGGGCTGCGCAGAGGAGAAACCTGAAGCAGGGAGGTGAGGCAGTTTGCCCGAGATCGCGCAGTCAGCTAGTTAGAACTGGCAAGGCTACACATTCGAACTCCAgtagaaacaggctcagagaggtgaaggagctgacctgaggtcacacagctggctcCTGCCCACCCCAAACCAGGCCCCcctgccgggcctgccggctagatgaacaggtcaaggacgcaatcaccagtgcacctgagaaataaaagactaagaaagatggggttgagagggacggagtcagcttgtgactgattccgacgactttattgaggggtaacatacatagatatactaacaggattcaccaaattttagatcaaagacttgtatacgtgcagaactgcagatactagttttaggagtttatcttaactccagcagagcatggcaccagcatcttacaatcaggtaaagactacctagacataagccattcacaggagcccgataatcttatcagagtcaggaaaataggcaaatggtggctgcagcgatttccttgagggaggtgagaaaggccaatttgcactttaacaaatcaggggtggcgggacagagagggaccttttgatctctctcagagccgagaaggggcctgagcagtcaggccggctccccgcatctcccccttttcttttgactAATGGCCATTATATCTCCCTCGAAGGAAATGGCCGCGTTTGCAAACGGGAAAACATcagcaatcttttatttatcatctcagataagcattgacaaatgcaagggccaaaacacagcaataacaatatgcatataatgatgaaaattatagatttccaccaaccactatgaaaccaggcagatatctgactccaaatgctggagtcagaaaaatccaTAGCGGCTACTTGTTGTTTCATATCTTCTAAAGCATCAGAAACATTTGAGGaataatcaggaatatatacacaacactcCATTTTTATTAAGGCACATGTTCCCCCTTGAGAGGCTGTTAGAATATCCAGAGCCATACGATTTTGTAGAActgcttttctcatctgtttttgttcttcattaagaGCCTCTAAAGCTCTTCTAGTATCTGTCAAAGCTTGTTTTGTAAAATTGTTCAAAGCCTCTACCCTGAGCATAATATCAGTGGCTCCTAAAGAGGGCACAAAAATTGAGGCTAAATAATCATACCAATGAAACATACCAATGAAAAACAGAGCGTGACCACCGGGCTTTAACATAAGGTAAATTAACAGGTTGACTAATTTTTTGCTTATGAATTCTCCCAGGGGCAAACACAAACCCTAGGGTACATCTCCCCACCCATCCTACAGGGAGCCAGGGCCAAAGGTTGTATCCACAAATCCATCGAGTGTTATTTGGGGCTACCCATCTTATACCAGGGCTATTTTCCCAATCTGTCCCTGGCCAAATAACAGACTTGTTGACAATAAACGTTACATCCATTACAGTCTTACATTTGTGGGTAGGCAATAGTCCCATATGTTTCATGTGATATCCTGGAAATTCTCGGCCTCCAAATGTTGGTACATGAGTCTTTTGCTCCCAGCAAATGTCAGCAGCTGTCCTTTTTCaggggtcatccagaaatattcgtCCCAAACTTGGTAGTAGTCACCCTCAAATCGATTAAAATCATTGGGAGAAGAAACAGATCTATTTTCGTAATATAAGTACGCATTAACAATTTCCTGATAACTTTgtgttacattaaaataaaaagaagaagcgTGTAAAGGATCAGAGCATCGAGAATCTATATCAAAATTAACTGTAATTAAGCTTCGATGTTTCTtctgatattcttttaaaaaatcacataaagcCGAAGTTTCATTTTTTGGAAAGGGAAGCACCCACCAGGGTAATCCTTCTGTAACCGATAAAGGCATGCTTGTGCAGACCCAGCAGGCTGTTTCATTGTAAAAATCAGCATAAGAATGAGCCCAGGAAACGAAAGCATTGGCTTCAGCCTGAGGGAAGGCTTGATTCATTATCGCGCATGCCAAAGCGAGGGCGATATAAGCCAGCGCATATCGAGGTTGGGCCGTCTCTGCAGCCATCCTCCTTGCTTGAAGGATAAACTCATGCATCTGCTGATTTGTCGGGAGAAGATTCCTCTGCTGTAAAGTCAGCCGACCTAATTGCTGATTCAGTAATCTCCTCCGTCTGGCGTACCAGCCTTTCCGGGAGCCAGCGCGGTGCTTCGGCATCCTGTGGAAAAACACATACatgacccctcccccaaattaacaCAGGATCTGGGCCATGCCAGTTATTATCCAGCGGGTCTTTCCACAAGACCATCGGCTTTCTGCTGGAAATCTGAGGGTCCCAAAATCTCTGCGCAGCtgaatgtccttctttatctaaaattaaaaaatttaaaatatataaagcgtgATTAAGGTAATTTCTGGGTAGAAGGGGATAGAGCTCCCCCCTCTGTATTTTTTGAAGCTGTAGTTTCAAAGTTTGATTAGCACGTTCCACGATGCcttgaccctgtggattataaggaatgcctgtttttagggtgatagaaaaagaggaacaaaaatttttgaaggcagaggagacataGCCGGGGccattatcagtttttataatctttggcgtgcctaaaatggaaaaagcataaaGACAATGTGAGATAGAATGTTTTGTGGCTTCACCAGTCTGTAAGGATGCCACAATatatcctgaaaaggtgtcaatagaTACATGAACGTACTTTAAACGACCAAAGGAAGGGACATGAGTGACATCCATTTGCCAAAGATGATTCGGTAGAAGCCCGCGAGGATTAACGCCAAGATGTGGAACTGGAAGAAACTTAGGGCAAACAGGACAAGATTTAACAATTTGTCGTGCAGTCTCTCGAGGGATTTGAAACTGCAAACGAAGAGTATTACTATTCTGGTGATGTAGCGCATGTGATTGCTGTGCTGCTTCcacctgtgaaagaaaaactctagtgTGAGAATCAGCCATCTGATTTCCCATAGATAGaggtccaggaagcccagtgtgggCACGTAAATGTCCAAAGAAGCAGGGTAAGGTGCGCTGTTGCagcagagactgaattgaacgtaACAAATGTTGAATGTTAGAATTCACAGTAGAAATAAAGGGAACAGTTTCTATATATTGCAAAGCATGAGCAATGTATTTGCTatcagtaaacaaattaaaagactgtGAGGAATATTGTGAGCATACTTTATGAACGGCTGAAAGTTCTACTTCTTGAGCCGATGTATAGTTCGTCTGCCAGGAGAAAGGGGTATCATTAACCACAAAGGCAGCAGTTCCATTGGAGGATCCATCAGTAAAGATCGTAAGAGCATCTTGAATAGGAACATTAGaaacattctttggaaaaataaatgaatgctggctggcaaaatgcaaaagtttatcagaaggtaaatgattaataatttgaCCTGTAAAGGAGGAAAATGCCAAAGCCCACGagtcattaaactgaaaaagccatTCCTGCTGTTCTTTGGTATAGGGCACATAAATGTAAGCAGGATCGGCTCCCaacatttctctggaaagacgCCTTCCTTTGGCAACGAGGAGGCTAATGAAATCaaaaaaaggagtaagaactTTTGAAGGCGATACAGGTAAATGGATCCACTGTAAGGGAGCATTTTGATATAACACTGCCGTCGGGGTATGTTTAGAGGGAAACACATATAGTCCCCACggttgagaaaaatcacagtaggTAGCAAAATGCTGAGAGAGGGCCTTTTCAACCAGGGCCAGAGCAGCTCGCCCCTCATCGTTTAGTATTCTAGG from the Cervus canadensis isolate Bull #8, Minnesota chromosome 12, ASM1932006v1, whole genome shotgun sequence genome contains:
- the LOC122451501 gene encoding uncharacterized protein LOC122451501, with product MAPCPRQALPSGNREKAREGAAQRVLRICPALGPGPPVVTVASCHHHHHAPPPPPAEPLKPPRLCSPTPTIMKAVLLPLLTANWALQPGTALQCYSCEDQGNNKGCQCVQNCRTIAGPSASVLQGPGIGSPHWTVHPSDHPPTGPLVLPSPHRYGHSVSHPSTPTLPLIHPSVCPLTHNPSLSSLTLCAPVGPHLSILYPLIHSISSAGRGFSRSQDTRQAAGAGPGQVGECPGPSPAQHLHPPPPPEAIGLLTVTSKGCSSHCVEDARNSFGSKKNACCCTNLSNASGAHALQLAGVTSSLLAALGRLGPGPAVGSRRTLLCPMPGSGVQGPGHS